Proteins from a single region of Neodiprion virginianus isolate iyNeoVirg1 chromosome 4, iyNeoVirg1.1, whole genome shotgun sequence:
- the LOC124302602 gene encoding protein unc-50 homolog, producing the protein MKYTTSPPISRSTSPLSFKSGSPLPMPVTYRQDCMGAATKCYKYLRKLLKFEQMDFEFALWQMLYLFTDPQKVYRNFQSRKQTKSQFARDDPAFLVLLSCWLCISSIGFAVVSGLGFFQFFKFLFYVILVDCIGAGIIVATLFWFVSNRYLRINNVQDVEWGYAFDIHLNAFFPPLTILHFIQLFLYNGLISHEGFFSRFIGNTFWLIAVSYYIYITFLGYASVQILHKTHLILAPLPVMVLTYIISLAIGLNISHLVMTFYLERVV; encoded by the exons GTCCCCGCTACCAATGCCAGTGACTTACAG ACAGGACTGCATGGGAGCAGCAACAAAATGCTATAAGTATCTGAGGAAATTATTGAAGTTTGAGCAGAtggattttgaatttgctCTTTGGCAAATGTTGTATCTTTTTACAGATCCACAAAAAGTATACAGAAACTTTCAGAGCCGAAAGC AGACAAAATCCCAGTTCGCCAGGGACGATCCTGCATTTTTGGTTCTACTGAGTTGCTGGTTGTGCATCTCATCGATAGGCTTTGCAGTTGTATCAGGGCTaggatttttccaatttttcaaattcctgtTCTACGTCATTTTGGTAGACTGTATTGGAGCAGGGATAATTGTAGCCACGTTATTCTG GTTCGTAAGTAATCGTTACTTAAGAATTAACAATGTCCAGGATGTCGAATGGGGATATGCATTTGACATTCACCTTAACGCGTTTTTTCCACCTCTTACGATTCTACATTTTATACAGCTATTTTTGTATAATG GACTGATAAGCCACGAGGGATTCTTTTCTCGATTCATTGGAAATACATTTTGGCTAATCGCTGTTAGCTACTATATTTACATTACATTCTTGGGATACGCTA GTGTACAGATCCTTCACAAAACACACTTGATATTAGCTCCGCTACCCGTAATGGTCTTGACATATATTATAAGCCTGGCAATAGGCTTGAACATCAGCCATCTTGTGATGACCTTTTACCTTGAACGAGTTGTTTAA